From the Bacteroidia bacterium genome, one window contains:
- a CDS encoding right-handed parallel beta-helix repeat-containing protein yields the protein MRLLTFDQSWTLDSTVAQYYDHDRTLLPSTIINPNKILFDSTVHQPVTDVRNNKWDHRVCHSVLPYDHNGRNYVLTVDEFTKSDAAQNENGAWIPEIWEGIDFFEPNAVDTTTEQLYYAYYNGMPLYWEDGSPQYRMGWSGFLEVDTLRLNFNHRNHPKHRGVDPMRIQGAFLRIWDRDSLGNNTLQVNQRSLLLNAYDVQESDTHPEGYIGLANIPEVADVPTGLHEPYLVGNTLYLAGYNTGPRILHLNGDSIAVRAYCRTESFLSNDPGSANFYNRPDIIMYAKGIYRLVPDTNRPGIVYGSDLYNGMWIFRYYDSTLTDTLRHIPFQESIRIGTVEAGKPLHFTIGPGGAVIDDSAKVEFVDNTSFSWATADSLVVRGELSVGAVFFDTSQYAVPRNTLYCAPGGVIYLGGMEKVISGRLNVHVADGGRLIVRDGTILQLLDSSHFLVEGDLTLESCTVTDGCRFIARDSGRITFDTAAEVSGLKHMLIADGASRLKFSDSSVVRMQREGSIVCHGIVETPVSGEGGSSWARIQSMYYATNQRCQPADAWYGLLLHGNWRGSQLRNMFIHHGDPGIWIYRGNPTVEDCEISYNDVGCRITEGRPVFRRNHINNNQYIGLDVQNHTSTAIESNRISHNDYIGLRTYACNETWYDNRIDSNRIGAEATEYSKIYFNKWNGIFAPSMCDTSRGNGFRFNWSNGVIVREYNTAEFHCDNSVYKTSLLGPGLVDLGVGPYARVIGWGNYPDSIPGVSADTLSFSVSNHGIFQWDDPTDSIPTPGSDPVLLKTQGPNLFRAALDRAERFTRSGLYSAAQSDYALAVTEAVSIPEFLQGILAWQEMVAMTVTDTIGAQPGNRGPFWTVFHNTLESMAMYSDSAWKRWIATDVLSIEQIRNRDTVAAEQTMNNAMLRSASAAHTRGMLLRLVYMHACVRLDHSRAYDFYNTLNGAYPGSRENTYAKILLRIPPDSTDWAAFAKNSRDTDEQFDVGGGASPQWLSVEGPWPEPVSGTAHLSVRVEHDCVVDISLYDISGKRRRVQSGRSLQSGWNTLLLDCTQLASGSYIVVFQQQERRHWILLRVLHDK from the coding sequence ATGAGATTGCTCACGTTCGATCAGAGCTGGACTCTCGATAGCACTGTTGCGCAGTACTATGACCATGACCGTACGCTTTTACCAAGTACGATTATCAATCCCAACAAAATACTCTTCGACTCTACCGTGCATCAGCCGGTAACAGATGTACGCAACAACAAATGGGACCATCGCGTGTGCCACAGCGTGCTGCCGTATGATCACAATGGGAGGAATTACGTACTCACTGTCGATGAATTTACCAAGAGCGATGCCGCACAGAACGAAAATGGAGCCTGGATCCCAGAGATTTGGGAAGGCATAGATTTTTTCGAACCAAACGCTGTCGACACAACTACGGAGCAGCTTTACTATGCCTATTACAACGGAATGCCGCTGTATTGGGAGGATGGTTCGCCGCAGTACAGGATGGGATGGAGCGGTTTCCTTGAAGTCGATACGCTTCGTTTGAACTTCAACCACCGAAACCACCCCAAGCATCGCGGTGTCGATCCAATGCGAATTCAGGGAGCATTCCTGAGAATCTGGGACAGAGACAGCCTCGGAAATAATACCCTCCAGGTAAATCAACGTAGTCTCCTGCTCAACGCATACGACGTGCAGGAGAGTGATACGCACCCTGAAGGCTATATCGGTCTCGCGAATATCCCGGAAGTGGCAGATGTCCCTACCGGTCTCCACGAACCGTATCTTGTTGGGAACACACTTTACCTTGCGGGTTACAACACCGGCCCCAGAATCTTGCACTTGAACGGAGATAGCATTGCCGTCCGCGCCTATTGCCGCACCGAATCCTTTCTGAGCAATGATCCGGGCAGCGCCAATTTTTACAATCGCCCGGACATCATCATGTACGCAAAGGGCATATACCGCCTTGTGCCCGACACGAACAGGCCCGGCATCGTCTACGGCAGCGATTTGTACAATGGGATGTGGATTTTCCGCTACTATGACAGCACCCTGACCGACACGCTTCGGCATATTCCATTTCAGGAGAGTATTCGCATCGGCACAGTGGAGGCGGGGAAGCCGCTGCACTTTACCATAGGCCCCGGTGGCGCGGTGATAGACGACTCGGCGAAGGTCGAGTTTGTCGACAACACCAGCTTTTCCTGGGCTACGGCGGATTCGTTGGTTGTACGCGGTGAACTGAGCGTCGGCGCGGTTTTCTTCGACACATCGCAGTACGCGGTGCCGCGAAACACCTTGTACTGCGCTCCGGGCGGCGTCATTTACCTCGGCGGCATGGAAAAGGTGATTTCCGGCAGACTCAATGTTCACGTCGCCGATGGAGGCCGTCTCATCGTCAGGGACGGCACTATCCTGCAGCTCCTGGACTCCTCCCATTTTCTTGTCGAGGGCGATCTCACTCTGGAATCGTGTACCGTCACCGACGGCTGCCGCTTCATCGCGAGGGATTCGGGACGCATTACCTTCGATACAGCGGCCGAGGTTAGCGGCCTGAAACACATGCTGATAGCGGATGGCGCTTCCCGACTGAAATTCAGCGACTCCAGTGTTGTTCGCATGCAGCGCGAGGGGAGCATCGTCTGTCATGGGATAGTCGAGACGCCGGTGAGCGGTGAGGGCGGTTCATCCTGGGCGCGCATACAGTCCATGTACTACGCGACAAACCAGCGCTGTCAACCTGCTGATGCGTGGTACGGTCTGCTGCTCCACGGAAATTGGCGCGGCTCGCAACTCAGAAATATGTTCATCCATCACGGCGATCCCGGTATATGGATATACAGAGGCAATCCGACGGTTGAAGATTGCGAAATCTCGTATAATGATGTGGGATGCAGAATCACCGAGGGGCGACCCGTCTTTCGCCGCAATCACATTAACAACAATCAATACATCGGGTTGGATGTACAGAACCATACATCGACCGCAATCGAGAGCAACAGGATTTCGCACAATGATTATATCGGGCTTCGCACGTATGCGTGCAACGAAACCTGGTATGACAACAGAATCGACAGCAACCGGATCGGTGCCGAAGCTACCGAGTACTCCAAGATCTATTTCAACAAATGGAACGGGATATTTGCCCCGTCAATGTGCGACACCTCGCGCGGGAACGGATTCCGTTTCAACTGGAGCAATGGTGTGATTGTGCGTGAATACAACACTGCGGAATTTCACTGTGACAACAGCGTGTATAAAACTTCCTTGCTTGGCCCGGGCCTTGTTGACCTCGGTGTGGGACCGTACGCCCGAGTGATCGGCTGGGGAAATTATCCCGACAGCATACCCGGCGTCTCAGCCGATACGCTCTCCTTTTCGGTTTCGAATCACGGCATTTTCCAATGGGATGATCCTACAGATTCCATTCCGACTCCCGGCAGCGATCCTGTGCTGCTGAAAACCCAGGGGCCGAATCTCTTCAGGGCCGCTCTCGACAGAGCGGAACGCTTCACCAGGTCGGGACTGTATTCGGCGGCGCAAAGCGATTATGCGCTTGCGGTAACCGAAGCTGTCAGTATCCCGGAGTTTCTGCAAGGCATTCTCGCATGGCAGGAAATGGTTGCGATGACCGTAACAGACACGATTGGAGCGCAACCCGGGAACAGAGGCCCCTTCTGGACCGTGTTCCACAACACTCTCGAAAGCATGGCCATGTATAGCGACAGCGCATGGAAGCGATGGATAGCGACCGATGTGCTGTCGATTGAGCAAATCCGGAACCGCGACACTGTGGCGGCCGAGCAGACGATGAACAACGCGATGCTGCGATCCGCATCGGCTGCGCACACGCGAGGAATGCTGCTCCGACTCGTGTACATGCATGCCTGTGTCAGGCTGGATCATTCACGGGCGTACGATTTCTACAATACTCTGAACGGTGCCTATCCGGGCAGTCGCGAGAACACCTACGCGAAAATCCTGCTTCGCATCCCACCCGACAGTACCGATTGGGCTGCGTTCGCCAAGAACAGCAGAGATACGGACGAACAATTCGATGTTGGCGGCGGCGCTTCACCCCAATGGCTTTCCGTTGAAGGTCCATGGCCGGAACCTGTATCGGGAACAGCCCATCTGAGCGTGCGCGTCGAGCATGATTGCGTGGTGGATATTTCTCTCTACGACATCTCCGGAAAGAGGCGCCGGGTGCAGAGCGGAAGATCTCTCCAAAGCGGATGGAACACCCTGCTGCTCGACTGCACGCAGCTCGCGTCCGGCTCCTACATCGTGGTATTCCAACAACAGGAGCGTCGACATTGGATCCTGCTGCGCGTGCTGCACGACAAATAG
- the rpsT gene encoding 30S ribosomal protein S20: MPQHKSAAKRVRTSARRRLYNRMNKSMMKTAIKDLRASTDKVVAETKYKKVSALLDRLSTRGIVHKNFAANKKSKLARFIQKLG, encoded by the coding sequence ATGCCTCAACATAAGTCCGCAGCCAAGAGAGTCCGTACGTCGGCGCGCCGCCGTTTGTACAACCGGATGAACAAGTCCATGATGAAAACCGCGATCAAGGATTTGCGCGCGTCCACGGACAAAGTAGTTGCCGAGACGAAGTACAAGAAGGTTTCCGCCTTGCTGGATCGTCTTTCCACCAGAGGAATTGTCCACAAGAACTTCGCGGCGAACAAGAAATCCAAGCTCGCCCGTTTCATTCAGAAGCTGGGATAA
- a CDS encoding hemolysin family protein — translation MTEIPALDIALFFFALLAAMVLAIADTAITSASRSRLDDLADKGLSSAHAALRLKDSDEERKGTVLLATFFLLTAASMFVSPYIGQWAHGLARYSQQAWLDKLLIPTGVALFAILISSVFLVLATLSGRAIGVRFAESLVLALAGWMYGLSRLLSLPRRMLTAISAGLFRPLRITPSFHIAVTSEENLKDILEDGAKTGLLDRTEHELIESILQFTDTTAREVMIPRTDIVAVEMGMSADTILEKFLEEGFTRMPVYVESLDNIVGVVYAKDVISLVQHKDLIILQDIIRPAFIVPETKSISQLLREFQLRSLHMAIVVDEFGGTEGIITMEDILEEIVGDIRDEYDEEESPYTKLPDGSIEVEAVINITDFNGYDVLHIPESEDYDTIGGFVTMLFGRIPESGESITHESITIDVIEAEERRVKRVRISRTDETRTDETRGDESNASDI, via the coding sequence ATGACCGAAATACCCGCGCTTGATATCGCATTATTCTTTTTCGCCCTCCTCGCCGCGATGGTGCTCGCCATTGCGGATACCGCCATCACCTCCGCGTCTCGCAGCCGACTCGATGATTTAGCCGACAAGGGCCTTTCATCCGCCCACGCTGCGTTGCGGCTCAAGGACAGCGACGAGGAACGCAAGGGCACCGTTCTTTTAGCGACATTTTTCCTGTTGACCGCCGCAAGTATGTTTGTTTCGCCGTACATCGGGCAGTGGGCACACGGCCTTGCCCGTTACTCGCAGCAGGCATGGCTGGACAAACTGCTTATTCCGACCGGCGTCGCGTTGTTTGCCATTCTCATCTCCAGCGTCTTTCTCGTGCTGGCCACACTCTCCGGCAGGGCCATCGGTGTACGCTTCGCCGAAAGTCTCGTGCTGGCCCTGGCGGGCTGGATGTACGGACTCTCGCGACTGCTATCGCTGCCGCGGCGTATGCTCACGGCGATTTCCGCCGGACTGTTCCGTCCGCTGCGCATCACGCCCTCCTTTCACATCGCCGTCACCTCTGAAGAGAATCTCAAAGATATTCTCGAGGACGGAGCGAAAACCGGCCTGCTCGACCGCACGGAGCACGAGCTGATTGAAAGCATCCTTCAGTTCACCGATACCACCGCACGGGAGGTGATGATTCCCCGCACGGACATCGTCGCCGTGGAAATGGGAATGAGCGCCGATACGATTCTGGAGAAATTTCTCGAGGAGGGTTTCACGCGCATGCCGGTGTACGTTGAATCCCTCGACAATATCGTGGGTGTGGTGTACGCCAAGGATGTGATCAGCCTCGTGCAGCACAAGGATTTGATTATCCTGCAGGACATCATACGGCCCGCGTTCATCGTTCCGGAAACGAAGTCCATTTCCCAACTGCTCCGGGAATTTCAGCTCAGAAGTCTGCACATGGCCATCGTGGTGGATGAATTCGGCGGCACCGAAGGCATTATCACGATGGAGGATATTCTCGAGGAAATCGTCGGAGATATCCGCGATGAATACGACGAGGAGGAAAGTCCCTACACGAAATTGCCGGACGGCTCCATCGAGGTCGAGGCGGTGATCAACATCACCGACTTCAACGGCTATGACGTGTTGCACATTCCCGAGAGCGAGGATTACGACACCATCGGCGGATTCGTGACCATGCTGTTCGGACGCATTCCCGAGTCGGGAGAGAGCATTACCCACGAAAGCATCACCATCGACGTGATCGAAGCGGAGGAGCGGCGCGTCAAACGCGTGCGGATCTCGCGCACCGACGAAACGCGCACCGACGAAACGCGCGGTGACGAGAGCAACGCTTCCGATATTTGA
- a CDS encoding PrsW family intramembrane metalloprotease, translating into MLALASLIFAIVPMGMYLWAIWVMDRYDREPIGLLFLNFAWGALGAIIFGILFSVIASAALASSAFHDAIFVAPITEEITKGVFLFWTVRDRRFDNITDGVVYGMAIGLGFGMTENFLYFLGASTAGEWVGMVVIRTLFTTVMHAMATGIFGAFIGYTKFGRPGVKVPLRLLGLFLAIFMHFFWNFSVSINNPAAAGLGLIFIVLSLVVIIVVMQLSLLAENRLIIRELSEEAEQGLIPALHLQYLPYTSKRKLLGWLSPVVNRKEYVQLATRLAFRKHQSRNCHENEREHYAGEAETLRSSITSVLSVDSASEAGKLY; encoded by the coding sequence ATGCTGGCATTGGCGTCACTGATATTCGCCATAGTACCCATGGGCATGTACCTGTGGGCGATATGGGTCATGGATCGTTATGATCGCGAGCCCATCGGACTTCTCTTTCTCAATTTCGCCTGGGGAGCATTGGGTGCGATCATTTTCGGCATTCTGTTCAGCGTTATCGCATCGGCGGCTCTCGCGTCATCGGCCTTTCACGACGCGATATTCGTCGCACCCATCACCGAGGAGATCACGAAGGGCGTCTTTCTCTTCTGGACGGTGCGCGACCGGCGTTTCGACAACATTACCGACGGCGTGGTCTACGGCATGGCCATCGGGCTGGGATTCGGAATGACGGAGAATTTTCTCTATTTCCTCGGAGCGTCGACCGCGGGAGAGTGGGTGGGTATGGTTGTGATACGCACGCTGTTCACCACCGTGATGCACGCCATGGCGACGGGGATATTCGGGGCCTTCATCGGTTACACGAAGTTCGGGCGTCCCGGCGTAAAGGTGCCGCTCCGATTGCTTGGCTTGTTTCTCGCTATCTTCATGCATTTTTTCTGGAATTTCTCCGTCTCGATCAACAATCCCGCGGCGGCCGGACTGGGCCTCATTTTCATCGTACTGAGTCTCGTGGTTATCATCGTCGTGATGCAGCTCTCCCTGCTTGCCGAAAACCGCCTCATCATCCGCGAGCTGTCCGAGGAAGCCGAGCAGGGGCTCATCCCAGCGCTGCATTTGCAATACCTCCCGTACACGAGCAAGCGCAAACTGCTCGGTTGGCTGTCGCCGGTGGTGAACCGCAAGGAATACGTACAGCTCGCCACGCGCCTCGCCTTCCGCAAACATCAGAGCCGGAACTGCCATGAAAACGAGCGCGAACATTACGCCGGCGAGGCGGAGACCCTGCGAAGCTCCATCACCTCGGTGTTGTCGGTAGATTCCGCTTCGGAGGCGGGGAAGCTGTATTAG
- a CDS encoding IS3 family transposase encodes MKKEMPEGLLFASVTDARRYLFEYIELEYNNQRLHSTLGYHTPQEHENLYWSKKRLGNDMEQAA; translated from the coding sequence TTGAAGAAGGAAATGCCGGAAGGACTTCTCTTCGCGTCGGTGACGGATGCCCGGCGATACCTCTTCGAGTACATTGAACTTGAATACAATAATCAGCGTCTGCACAGCACGCTGGGCTATCATACGCCGCAGGAACACGAGAATCTGTATTGGTCGAAGAAACGTCTCGGCAATGACATGGAGCAGGCGGCATGA
- a CDS encoding IS3 family transposase yields MNAYRNEFSIERMASVLNVSCSGYYAWRRRGEHARAERTAAFDMAVREEFLRRKSSYGVRRLVKALRKRGFACGRSRVAASMRRQGLKVKHRRRFITTTDSKHSYTVSPNMLERQFSVDAPDTVWVSDITYLRSTSGWLYLCVFIDLFSRKIVGWEVSTSLRHTMVVTAFKRAAWTRSIRAGLIVHSDRGVQYCCEGFRSALRPYGSIQSMSRKVIAGITPSPSHFLPR; encoded by the coding sequence ATGAACGCATATCGGAACGAGTTTAGCATCGAAAGGATGGCCAGCGTGCTCAACGTATCGTGCTCAGGCTATTATGCATGGCGTCGTCGTGGCGAGCATGCACGCGCCGAGCGCACCGCAGCCTTCGATATGGCGGTCCGGGAGGAATTCCTGCGCAGGAAATCCAGCTACGGCGTACGTCGTCTCGTCAAAGCATTACGCAAGCGCGGTTTCGCGTGCGGGCGGAGCCGCGTGGCGGCCAGCATGCGTCGGCAGGGATTGAAGGTCAAGCATCGTCGCCGTTTCATTACCACGACAGATTCGAAGCATTCGTATACTGTCTCGCCAAATATGCTCGAACGCCAGTTTTCGGTCGATGCACCTGATACGGTGTGGGTGAGTGATATCACGTATTTGCGCAGCACCTCCGGATGGTTGTACTTGTGCGTGTTTATCGACCTGTTTTCCCGGAAGATCGTCGGCTGGGAGGTCAGCACATCGTTGCGCCATACAATGGTTGTGACCGCGTTCAAACGCGCGGCTTGGACGCGAAGCATACGTGCGGGGCTTATCGTGCATTCTGATCGCGGTGTGCAATACTGCTGCGAGGGATTCCGCAGTGCCCTGCGCCCTTACGGCAGCATTCAGAGCATGAGCAGGAAGGTGATTGCTGGGATAACGCCGTCGCCGAGTCATTTTTTGCCACGTTGA
- a CDS encoding transposase: MVKRTHKKYDAAFKRSVIELADSTDRPDSALEEEFDLYDGAIRTWRRQLLTQKSEAFPGNGNLPASDSELHRLRRENEILRQEREILKKAVAIFSLPTKPGSGL, encoded by the coding sequence ATGGTAAAACGAACCCACAAGAAATATGATGCTGCATTCAAACGATCCGTGATCGAGTTGGCTGACAGCACCGATCGACCCGACTCCGCGCTTGAGGAGGAGTTCGACCTCTATGATGGTGCGATACGCACCTGGCGCCGTCAGCTTCTGACACAGAAGTCAGAGGCCTTTCCCGGCAACGGAAATCTTCCCGCCAGTGATTCTGAACTGCATCGTCTTCGTCGAGAGAACGAGATTCTCCGTCAGGAGCGCGAAATATTAAAAAAAGCAGTGGCCATCTTCTCGCTACCCACGAAGCCCGGTTCCGGTTTATGA
- the wecB gene encoding UDP-N-acetylglucosamine 2-epimerase (non-hydrolyzing), whose translation MLHVLFTFGTRPEAIKLAPVITHMLGRPEEFRVSVCLTSQHKEMLRQVTDFFSIREDVDLDIMLPNQTLEHITSAVLLNMRGVLEELRPDVLLVQGDTTTVFASSLAAFYAKIPVGHVEAGLRTFNKYSPFPEEINRTLTASIAEYHFAPTTTAADNLRREGRAEAGIHITGNTVVDALLLGKSLLERWEPAQRRGLLLEAGLREDATDRLLSGVSRFITVTAHRRESFGEPFEQMLQAMLEIVAGHGDVEIVYPVHRNPNVREPVERLLSGNARIHLLDPLRYEQLLFLMDHSTLLLTDSGGIQEEGPSLRKPVLVMREVTERPEGIDAGVSRLVGTDRARIVDTVRSLLTDKAQYEAMATGINPYGDGEASRRIADILLGGGRG comes from the coding sequence ATGCTTCATGTACTGTTCACCTTCGGCACACGGCCGGAAGCCATCAAACTGGCGCCCGTTATCACGCATATGCTGGGGAGGCCGGAGGAATTCCGCGTGTCCGTTTGCCTGACCTCGCAGCACAAGGAAATGCTGCGGCAGGTGACGGACTTCTTCAGTATTCGCGAGGATGTGGACCTGGATATCATGCTGCCGAATCAGACGCTGGAGCATATCACCTCGGCGGTGCTGCTGAACATGCGCGGCGTGCTCGAAGAGCTGCGCCCAGACGTTCTGCTTGTGCAGGGCGATACGACGACGGTGTTCGCCTCGTCGCTTGCGGCGTTTTATGCGAAAATTCCCGTGGGACATGTGGAAGCCGGTCTGCGCACCTTCAACAAATACAGTCCCTTCCCCGAAGAAATCAACCGCACCCTCACGGCCTCCATCGCCGAGTATCACTTCGCGCCGACTACGACGGCTGCGGACAACCTGCGCAGGGAAGGTCGCGCGGAGGCGGGCATTCACATCACGGGCAACACGGTGGTGGATGCGCTGCTGCTGGGCAAGTCGCTGCTCGAGCGCTGGGAGCCCGCGCAGCGCAGGGGACTGCTGCTCGAGGCGGGTTTGCGCGAAGATGCCACGGACAGACTGCTGAGCGGCGTGTCCCGCTTCATTACCGTCACCGCGCATCGGCGCGAAAGCTTCGGTGAGCCTTTCGAGCAGATGCTGCAGGCCATGCTCGAAATCGTTGCCGGGCACGGCGATGTGGAAATCGTCTACCCCGTGCACCGCAATCCGAATGTGCGCGAGCCGGTGGAGCGCCTGCTCAGCGGCAACGCGCGCATTCACCTGCTTGATCCGCTGCGCTACGAACAACTGCTCTTCCTCATGGATCACAGTACACTGCTGCTGACGGACTCAGGAGGAATTCAGGAAGAGGGTCCCTCGCTGCGCAAACCCGTGCTCGTCATGCGCGAGGTGACCGAACGCCCCGAAGGCATTGATGCCGGCGTGTCGCGTCTCGTGGGTACCGATCGCGCCCGCATCGTCGATACCGTGCGCAGTCTGCTGACCGACAAGGCGCAGTACGAGGCCATGGCTACGGGCATCAATCCCTACGGCGACGGCGAAGCGAGCAGAAGAATAGCGGACATACTTCTCGGCGGTGGACGTGGCTGA
- a CDS encoding glycosyltransferase family 4 protein, with the protein MADTPLRVVFDAHAITPRRSGIGEYSAKLLAAMCETPDSGIELSLYANGRITPLRSADEIPAITEGIPDGSLYALRHQWELPLLLRRERCDLFHMPDFLAPLLLPVPFVCTIYDLIPLAKPEYIARSLKVRLLPLYRTIVRRSTRRAARVLTISEHSRRDIVRMLGIDAARIDVTPLAPTVEVSNAAWPQSLAGRLQRGRYLLYVGRHDPYKGLGFLLDAFAAVSGDPALDGVTLAIAGALDNRYGYADKVAALGLGDRVVFLDYVSEEQLSPLYANALAFVFPSLYEGFGLPPLDAMRHGVPVLCSNRTSLPEVTGDAALLFDPEESGAFASALREICGNASLRDKLIRSGIQRQEGFSWTITAALTIEAYKRAAKVHTQE; encoded by the coding sequence GTGGCTGACACTCCCTTGCGCGTCGTGTTCGATGCGCATGCGATCACTCCGCGGCGCTCGGGCATCGGCGAATACAGCGCGAAGCTGCTCGCCGCGATGTGCGAAACGCCCGATTCAGGCATAGAATTGTCGCTGTACGCGAACGGCCGCATCACACCCTTGCGCAGCGCAGATGAAATTCCCGCGATTACCGAAGGCATTCCCGACGGCTCGCTGTACGCCCTGAGGCATCAGTGGGAATTGCCGCTGCTGCTGCGTCGTGAGCGCTGCGACCTCTTCCACATGCCCGATTTTCTGGCTCCACTGCTTCTTCCCGTACCCTTCGTCTGCACCATCTACGATCTGATTCCTCTGGCAAAGCCGGAGTACATCGCGCGCTCGCTGAAGGTGCGTCTGCTGCCGCTGTACCGCACCATCGTGCGTCGCTCGACCCGCCGCGCCGCGCGTGTGCTGACCATCTCCGAGCACAGCCGCCGCGATATCGTGCGCATGCTCGGCATCGACGCAGCGCGCATCGACGTCACCCCGCTCGCGCCGACAGTGGAAGTGAGCAACGCCGCCTGGCCGCAGTCTCTCGCGGGACGGCTGCAGCGGGGACGCTATCTGCTCTACGTCGGGCGCCACGATCCGTACAAGGGACTCGGTTTTTTGCTCGACGCCTTCGCTGCCGTGTCGGGAGATCCCGCACTCGATGGAGTGACGCTCGCCATTGCCGGTGCGCTGGACAATCGCTACGGCTACGCGGACAAGGTGGCTGCGCTGGGACTCGGCGACCGTGTCGTATTTCTCGACTATGTGAGCGAAGAGCAGCTTTCGCCGCTGTATGCGAATGCGCTGGCCTTCGTGTTTCCATCGCTGTACGAGGGCTTCGGGCTGCCGCCGCTGGACGCCATGCGTCACGGCGTGCCCGTGCTTTGCAGCAACCGTACATCGCTCCCGGAGGTGACGGGCGACGCCGCCTTGCTCTTCGATCCGGAGGAAAGTGGTGCATTTGCTTCGGCATTGCGCGAAATATGCGGAAACGCTAGCTTGAGAGATAAGCTCATCCGGAGCGGCATTCAGCGGCAGGAAGGATTTTCGTGGACTATCACCGCCGCATTGACTATCGAGGCATACAAACGCGCCGCGAAGGTGCACACACAAGAATGA
- the dusB gene encoding tRNA dihydrouridine synthase DusB — protein sequence MNAHLLEQLGVSNGLLLAPMEDVTDMSFRQICKEFGADIVYTEFVNADGLVRSKKPTKSRRKMLIREEERPVGIQIYGGNLDTMLEAASIVEQEEPDIVDINAGCWVKKVAGRGAGAGLLKDLPYMVEMAKAIVNRVKRPVTLKTRLGWDHDSIQIVELARMLEDVGIQALTVHCRTRQQGHSGDPDWSWIPRIKAAVNIPVILNGGVNTPEDVRRAFSETGCDGVMIARGAIANPWIFREAKHFLATGEIPAPPSFAERIDTALRHLRMAVQVKGERTAVLEMRKHYIAYLKYVPNSRQMRNILMKPVTLAEVEDVLHSLLFFEEIGEFVAEPGTFYADLRC from the coding sequence ATGAACGCGCATCTGCTGGAACAACTCGGAGTATCAAACGGCCTTCTCCTCGCCCCGATGGAGGACGTCACCGACATGTCCTTCCGCCAGATCTGCAAGGAATTCGGCGCGGATATCGTCTACACCGAGTTCGTCAACGCCGATGGCCTGGTCCGCAGCAAGAAGCCCACGAAATCGCGCAGAAAAATGCTTATCCGCGAGGAAGAGCGTCCCGTCGGCATACAGATCTACGGCGGCAATCTCGACACCATGCTCGAAGCGGCCTCGATAGTCGAGCAGGAGGAGCCGGACATCGTGGACATCAACGCCGGATGCTGGGTGAAAAAAGTCGCCGGACGCGGCGCGGGCGCCGGCCTGCTCAAAGATCTTCCATACATGGTCGAGATGGCGAAAGCCATCGTCAACAGAGTGAAGCGGCCAGTCACGCTCAAGACACGTCTCGGTTGGGATCACGACTCGATACAGATCGTGGAACTTGCCCGCATGCTGGAGGATGTGGGGATTCAGGCACTGACGGTACACTGTCGTACACGGCAGCAGGGGCACAGCGGCGACCCGGACTGGAGCTGGATACCGCGAATTAAGGCGGCCGTGAACATTCCTGTCATTCTGAACGGTGGAGTCAACACACCGGAGGACGTGCGACGCGCATTTTCGGAAACCGGCTGCGACGGCGTCATGATAGCGCGCGGCGCCATTGCGAATCCGTGGATTTTTCGCGAAGCAAAGCATTTTTTAGCCACAGGAGAAATCCCCGCGCCCCCGAGCTTCGCCGAGCGCATAGACACCGCGCTCAGGCATCTTCGCATGGCCGTGCAGGTCAAAGGCGAACGCACTGCGGTGCTCGAAATGCGCAAGCATTACATCGCGTATCTCAAATACGTGCCCAACAGCAGACAGATGCGCAACATTCTCATGAAACCGGTCACACTTGCCGAAGTGGAAGACGTGCTGCACAGTCTGTTATTTTTTGAAGAAATCGGAGAATTTGTCGCCGAACCGGGAACTTTTTACGCGGACCTGCGGTGTTAA